A single region of the Plantactinospora soyae genome encodes:
- a CDS encoding TetR/AcrR family transcriptional regulator, whose protein sequence is MSGVESRTRTYRSELRQHQAAQTRRRVVEAAIEVFGENGYQAATFAQIAKRAGVSVETVRTHGPKTAILWAAVEVASFGVEGRDLDFFATGHGTAMLEVTDSNGFAALVGETTLAINEPSAGVWTAATGAAPGDSELRRHLLERLAEIRRQVENVLRVVAERGWLRTDVPFDDLVEAFCVIISVESYVRFVQLDGRSHERYKAFVARTIRDTVLVH, encoded by the coding sequence AGCACCAGGCGGCGCAGACCAGAAGACGCGTCGTCGAAGCCGCCATCGAGGTGTTCGGCGAGAACGGTTATCAGGCCGCCACGTTCGCCCAGATCGCGAAGCGGGCCGGCGTATCGGTCGAGACGGTGCGGACACACGGTCCGAAGACAGCGATCCTGTGGGCCGCGGTCGAGGTCGCGTCGTTCGGCGTCGAAGGGCGTGACCTCGACTTCTTCGCCACCGGACACGGCACGGCCATGCTCGAGGTCACCGACTCGAACGGGTTCGCGGCCCTCGTGGGCGAGACGACGCTCGCGATCAACGAGCCGTCGGCCGGCGTCTGGACCGCGGCCACTGGTGCGGCGCCCGGCGACAGCGAGCTCCGGCGGCACCTGCTGGAGAGACTCGCCGAGATCAGGAGGCAGGTCGAGAACGTCCTTCGAGTCGTCGCCGAACGCGGCTGGCTGCGGACCGACGTACCCTTCGACGATCTTGTCGAGGCCTTCTGCGTCATCATCAGCGTCGAGAGCTACGTACGCTTCGTGCAGCTGGACGGCAGGTCCCACGAGCGGTACAAGGCGTTCGTCGCGCGAACGATCCGCGACACGGTCCTCGTGCACTGA